GCCCTCCAGGCCCCGCAAGGTCCGAAAACCCGCCGGCGCCCCCTCTTGGCCGCCCCGCCGGAGCCCGCTACACACCATCGCGTGCTGTTCGCCCGCCGCCTGTGGCCGCGGATCGCCGATGGCTCCGTCACGGTGACGTTCCGGCGCTGGAAGCGGCCGCAGGTGCGGCTCGGTGGGACGTGTCGGACGCCGATGGGGGTGCTGGCGATCGACGCGATCGATCCCGTCGATCCGGCAGGCATCACCGACCGCGAGGCGCGGCGGGCCGGGTTCGTCGATGCGGCCGCCGTGCGGCACGAGCTCGAGCGATGGGAAGACGGCACCGTCTACCGCGTTGCGTTCCGCCTCGTCGGACCCGACCCGCGGGCGGCGCTGCGACGGCAGGCGCGGCTCTCCGCCGCCGATTGGGATCGGGTGGCCGCGAGGCTGGATCGACTGGACGCGGCCTGTCGCCGCGGGCCGTGGACGCAGCATGTGCTGCGGCTCATCGCGCGGCGGCCGGGGGTGCGCGCCGCCGAGCTGGCCGAGTCGGTCGGGCGCGAGACGCTCGCCTTCAAGGCCGACATCCGCAAGCTGAAGGAGCTCGGGCTCACCGAGAGCCTCGAGATCGGGTATCGGCTCTCGCCGCGCGGGCGCGCGCTGCTGGCGCGGCTCGACGGCAGCCGCGGGACGGGACGGCGGCGCGAGGCATGATCCACCTCCTCGTCAACGTCGACGTCGACGACCTCGCGCGCGGCATCGCCTTCTACACCCGCGCGT
The sequence above is a segment of the bacterium genome. Coding sequences within it:
- a CDS encoding ASCH domain-containing protein; this encodes MLFARRLWPRIADGSVTVTFRRWKRPQVRLGGTCRTPMGVLAIDAIDPVDPAGITDREARRAGFVDAAAVRHELERWEDGTVYRVAFRLVGPDPRAALRRQARLSAADWDRVAARLDRLDAACRRGPWTQHVLRLIARRPGVRAAELAESVGRETLAFKADIRKLKELGLTESLEIGYRLSPRGRALLARLDGSRGTGRRREA